The following are encoded in a window of Candidatus Fluviicola riflensis genomic DNA:
- the mdh gene encoding malate dehydrogenase, with translation MKVTVVGAGNVGATCADVLAHREIANEIVLLDIKEGFAEGKALDIWQTSPINLYDSRTVGSTNDYSKTADSDVVVITSGLPRKPGMSRDDLIATNAGIVKTVTENVIKYSPNAVIIVVSNPLDVMTYCAYLNAKTDPKKVFGMAGILDTARYRAFLAEELNVSPKDIQAVLMGGHGDTMVPLPRYTTVGGIPVTEMISEEKLNEIIERTKFGGGEIVKLLGTSAWYAPGAAAAQMVEAIVRDQRRVFPVCAWLQGEYGMNNIYLGVPVILGKNGIEKIIELDLNADERKLLEESAVAVKGVMDVLDNMTANA, from the coding sequence ATGAAAGTAACTGTAGTTGGAGCCGGAAATGTAGGGGCAACATGCGCCGATGTTTTGGCCCATAGAGAAATTGCCAATGAAATTGTATTGTTGGACATTAAAGAAGGATTCGCAGAAGGAAAAGCCTTAGACATTTGGCAGACTTCTCCGATCAACCTATACGATTCGCGTACAGTTGGTTCCACGAATGACTATTCAAAAACAGCTGATTCGGATGTTGTTGTAATTACTTCCGGACTTCCACGCAAACCTGGAATGTCGCGTGATGATTTGATCGCTACCAACGCCGGTATCGTAAAAACAGTTACTGAAAACGTTATTAAGTATTCACCGAATGCTGTAATCATTGTGGTTTCCAATCCGTTGGACGTAATGACTTACTGTGCATACCTGAATGCAAAAACAGATCCTAAGAAAGTATTCGGGATGGCAGGTATTTTGGATACAGCCCGTTACCGTGCTTTCCTTGCTGAAGAATTGAATGTTTCACCGAAAGATATCCAGGCAGTATTGATGGGCGGACACGGAGATACAATGGTTCCGCTTCCTCGTTACACCACCGTAGGTGGAATTCCGGTTACGGAAATGATCAGTGAGGAAAAATTAAACGAAATCATCGAGCGCACGAAATTCGGTGGTGGTGAAATCGTTAAATTGCTTGGAACTTCTGCCTGGTACGCTCCGGGAGCTGCTGCAGCCCAAATGGTTGAGGCAATTGTTCGTGACCAGCGTCGTGTATTCCCGGTTTGTGCATGGTTGCAAGGTGAATACGGAATGAACAATATTTATCTTGGAGTTCCTGTAATTCTTGGTAAAAACGGAATCGAGAAAATCATCGAATTGGATTTGAACGCTGACGAGCGCAAATTGTTGGAAGAATCAGCCGTTGCCGTAAAAGGGGTAATGGATGTATTAGACAACATGACTGCTAACGCGTAA
- a CDS encoding 50S ribosomal protein L31 — protein sequence MKAGIHPEDYKLVVFKDMTNEYSFLCHSSANSSEMVKWEDGNEYPLIKLDISHKSHPFYTGVNTLVDTAGRIDKFNTRYAKYKK from the coding sequence ATGAAAGCAGGTATTCACCCGGAAGATTATAAATTAGTAGTGTTTAAAGATATGACAAACGAGTATTCGTTCTTGTGTCATTCTTCAGCTAATTCTTCTGAAATGGTAAAATGGGAAGATGGAAATGAGTATCCATTGATTAAATTGGATATTTCTCATAAATCACACCCTTTCTATACAGGTGTAAACACATTGGTGGATACAGCTGGTCGTATCGACAAATTCAACACTCGTTACGCGAAGTACAAAAAGTAA
- a CDS encoding 1,4-dihydroxy-2-naphthoyl-CoA synthase gives MAQRTWTSIKSYTDIKFELFDGIAKITINRPKVYNAFRPETNMEMLDALEICRERQDVGVIVLTGEGDKAFCSGGDQNVKGVGGYIGNDGVPRLNVLDVHKSIRAMPKPVIAMVNGYAIGGGHVLHVVCDLTVASENARFGQTGPKVGSFDAGFGSSFLASHVGQKKAREIWFLCNQYTAEEAEKMGMVNKVVPLSELENTTVEWCQTIMKRSPLAIRMIKRGLNAELDGQRGLMEFAGDATLMYYLMEEAQEGKRAFLEKREPNFQQFPKFP, from the coding sequence ATGGCACAACGTACCTGGACATCCATCAAAAGCTATACGGATATTAAATTCGAATTGTTTGATGGCATTGCAAAAATCACCATCAACCGACCAAAAGTTTACAACGCATTTCGCCCTGAAACAAACATGGAAATGCTCGATGCATTGGAGATTTGCCGTGAGCGTCAGGATGTTGGCGTAATCGTATTGACCGGAGAAGGAGACAAAGCGTTTTGTTCGGGTGGTGATCAAAATGTAAAAGGCGTTGGCGGTTATATCGGTAACGACGGTGTTCCGAGATTGAATGTATTGGACGTTCACAAATCGATCCGTGCGATGCCAAAGCCGGTAATTGCGATGGTAAATGGTTATGCAATCGGCGGTGGACACGTATTACACGTGGTTTGCGATTTGACGGTTGCTTCCGAGAATGCACGTTTTGGTCAAACAGGCCCGAAGGTAGGAAGTTTTGATGCCGGTTTCGGTTCATCGTTCTTAGCCAGTCATGTTGGACAGAAAAAAGCACGTGAGATTTGGTTCCTGTGCAATCAATATACAGCCGAAGAGGCAGAAAAAATGGGAATGGTCAACAAAGTTGTTCCGCTTTCCGAATTGGAAAACACAACGGTTGAATGGTGCCAGACAATCATGAAACGCAGCCCGTTGGCTATTCGCATGATCAAGCGCGGTTTAAATGCCGAACTAGACGGTCAGCGCGGATTAATGGAGTTTGCCGGTGACGCGACATTGATGTATTACCTCATGGAAGAAGCACAGGAAGGTAAGCGTGCATTTTTAGAGAAAAGAGAGCCTAATTTCCAGCAATTCCCAAAATTTCCTTAA
- a CDS encoding mechanosensitive ion channel protein MscS, which produces MLLIEQAANAAKDTGDFFGFSWTEAQQFIVRSGSNLLIAVIILVVGWWLAGWSGKAIRKILTKSKTDAGLVTFLSSLATISLKILVIITTVTQLGVQMTSFVAILGAAGLAIGMAFSGTLSNFAGGVMILLFKPFKVGDTILTQTHQGKVVEIQIFYTYLHTSDNKVVILPNGLVANASMINFTKEKKRRVDWTISLAHGEDYVKAHTVILQYLKDDQRVLKEPVPFIALAAITADSIDITVRAWAKTDDFWKVYFDLNKRVYEEFEQAGLSLAISADAKKTSKATK; this is translated from the coding sequence ATGTTGCTCATTGAACAGGCGGCAAATGCTGCGAAAGATACCGGAGATTTCTTTGGTTTTTCATGGACAGAAGCCCAGCAGTTTATCGTGCGTTCGGGTTCCAACCTGCTCATCGCGGTTATTATTCTCGTAGTAGGATGGTGGCTCGCTGGTTGGTCGGGAAAAGCTATCCGTAAAATATTGACCAAGAGTAAAACCGATGCCGGACTGGTGACATTTTTGTCGAGCCTTGCAACGATTTCACTGAAAATCCTGGTCATTATAACCACCGTGACGCAACTTGGTGTTCAGATGACATCTTTTGTGGCGATACTCGGTGCGGCCGGACTTGCAATTGGTATGGCATTTTCGGGAACATTGTCCAACTTTGCCGGTGGTGTAATGATCCTGTTATTCAAGCCGTTTAAAGTCGGCGACACGATTCTTACACAAACGCACCAGGGGAAAGTCGTTGAAATTCAGATTTTCTATACATATCTGCATACGAGCGACAACAAAGTGGTGATTTTACCCAATGGATTGGTTGCCAACGCCAGCATGATCAATTTTACGAAAGAGAAAAAGCGTCGCGTCGACTGGACAATTTCCCTGGCACATGGTGAAGACTATGTGAAAGCGCATACCGTTATTTTACAATATCTGAAAGACGATCAGCGTGTGTTAAAAGAGCCGGTACCATTTATTGCGCTGGCAGCAATTACTGCCGATTCGATTGATATCACTGTTCGCGCATGGGCCAAAACCGATGATTTCTGGAAAGTTTATTTTGATCTGAACAAACGTGTTTACGAAGAATTTGAACAAGCCGGATTAAGTCTCGCCATTTCTGCTGACGCAAAAAAAACATCTAAAGCAACAAAATGA
- the pdxH gene encoding pyridoxamine 5'-phosphate oxidase, with amino-acid sequence MDEFLRQLRNDHHQFDQGKLEDHFGNEPMKLFSQWLQDAIEKPVSEPNAMSVSTLGPDDFPQSRIVYLKELVEEGLVFYTNYKSDKGKALITHPKAHALFFWPGLERQISVFGLVEKVPEQMSDDYFASRPRGSQLGAWASYQSERLESRAELEQRVVELTERFPDKVPRPPHWGGFLLRPVKIEFWQGRRSRLHDRIVFEKTNDSWTLYRKNP; translated from the coding sequence ATGGACGAATTCCTGCGCCAGTTGCGCAATGACCATCATCAGTTCGACCAGGGGAAGTTAGAAGATCATTTTGGAAATGAGCCGATGAAACTATTTTCGCAATGGTTACAAGATGCTATTGAAAAACCGGTAAGTGAACCGAATGCAATGTCTGTTTCTACACTTGGTCCGGACGATTTTCCCCAATCGCGTATTGTATATTTAAAAGAATTAGTGGAAGAAGGATTGGTTTTTTACACCAATTACAAAAGTGATAAAGGGAAGGCGTTAATCACTCATCCGAAAGCACACGCTTTATTTTTCTGGCCTGGTTTAGAACGTCAGATTAGTGTGTTTGGTTTGGTTGAAAAAGTACCTGAACAAATGAGTGATGATTATTTTGCCTCCAGACCAAGAGGAAGTCAATTAGGAGCCTGGGCTTCTTACCAAAGCGAACGCTTGGAAAGCAGGGCTGAATTGGAACAGCGTGTTGTGGAACTGACAGAGCGTTTTCCTGACAAAGTTCCACGTCCGCCACATTGGGGTGGTTTTTTACTTCGGCCAGTGAAAATTGAGTTTTGGCAAGGAAGGCGTTCCCGTTTACATGATCGTATTGTCTTTGAAAAAACAAACGATTCGTGGACACTTTATCGAAAGAATCCTTAG
- the gcvT gene encoding glycine cleavage system protein T yields MKNTALTHVHESLGAKMVPFAGYNMPVQYEGVNVEHEVVRNGVGVFDVSHMGEFLLTGPNALALIQKVTSNDASTLTIGRAQYSCLPNGKGGIVDDLIVYRMKEEQYLLVVNASNIDKDWNWISSHNDLGVEMRNLSDDYSLLAIQGPKAVEAMQSLTSVDLSAIKYYHFEVGPFAGIEHVIISATGYTGSGGFEIYCKNSEVEQVWNKVFEAGAAFGIKPVGLAARDTLRLEMGFCLYGNDIDDTTSPLEAGLGWITKFTKDFVDSEYLKAQKEAGVARKLVAFEMIDRGIPRHDYRILDGEGNEIGKVTSGTQSPSMKIAIGLGYVTVSNSAVDTEIFIEIRDKGVKAKVVKLPFYKA; encoded by the coding sequence ATGAAAAACACAGCGCTTACGCATGTCCATGAAAGTCTTGGAGCAAAGATGGTTCCTTTTGCGGGTTATAACATGCCTGTACAATATGAAGGTGTAAATGTTGAACACGAAGTCGTGCGTAACGGCGTAGGCGTGTTTGATGTATCGCACATGGGTGAGTTTTTGCTGACCGGTCCGAATGCGCTGGCGCTGATCCAAAAAGTAACATCGAATGATGCTTCGACCCTGACAATCGGGAGAGCGCAATACAGCTGTTTACCAAACGGGAAGGGCGGAATTGTAGACGATTTGATCGTTTACCGCATGAAAGAGGAACAATATTTATTGGTGGTGAATGCTTCCAATATTGATAAAGACTGGAACTGGATTTCTTCCCACAATGATTTGGGTGTGGAAATGCGTAACCTGTCTGATGATTATTCATTGCTTGCCATTCAGGGTCCGAAAGCCGTTGAAGCGATGCAGTCATTGACTTCGGTTGATCTGTCCGCGATTAAATATTACCATTTCGAGGTAGGTCCGTTTGCCGGAATCGAACATGTGATCATTTCAGCAACAGGTTATACCGGATCAGGCGGTTTTGAGATTTATTGCAAAAACAGCGAAGTGGAACAAGTGTGGAACAAGGTATTTGAAGCCGGAGCAGCTTTCGGAATCAAACCTGTAGGTTTGGCTGCACGTGACACGTTGCGTTTGGAAATGGGATTCTGTTTGTACGGAAATGATATCGACGATACAACTTCTCCGCTGGAAGCAGGTTTGGGCTGGATTACCAAATTCACCAAAGACTTTGTGGATTCTGAATACCTGAAAGCCCAAAAAGAAGCCGGTGTAGCACGTAAACTGGTTGCATTTGAAATGATCGACCGTGGAATTCCGCGCCATGATTACCGCATTTTGGACGGCGAAGGAAACGAGATTGGAAAAGTAACTTCAGGAACACAATCGCCAAGTATGAAAATCGCGATTGGTTTGGGTTATGTTACTGTTTCCAATTCAGCGGTTGATACGGAGATATTTATTGAGATCAGAGATAAAGGTGTGAAAGCGAAAGTGGTGAAATTGCCGTTTTATAAAGCATAA
- a CDS encoding four helix bundle protein: MKENIIEKKSFDFALQSMELYKLLLAKNEFVLSKQFFRSSTSIGANVQEAGAAYSRRDFAAKMSISSKEARETLYWIKLIEASDFVEYDFQPLKNESEQLVRILTSIVKTTQDKL, from the coding sequence ATGAAGGAAAATATAATTGAGAAGAAGTCCTTTGACTTCGCATTACAATCAATGGAATTATACAAGCTACTCCTGGCTAAAAATGAATTCGTTTTATCAAAACAATTCTTCCGGAGTTCGACGAGTATTGGCGCGAATGTTCAGGAAGCCGGTGCAGCTTACAGCAGAAGAGATTTTGCAGCGAAAATGAGTATCTCTTCAAAAGAAGCAAGGGAAACTTTATATTGGATTAAACTAATTGAGGCCAGTGACTTCGTAGAATATGACTTTCAGCCATTAAAAAATGAATCTGAACAACTCGTCCGCATTTTAACTTCAATTGTAAAAACTACTCAAGACAAACTTTGA